A window of Candidatus Methylomirabilota bacterium genomic DNA:
TGGATTGGGAGGATGTGGGTGCGCGGCGGGCTATGGAGGCGCGGACCTGGTCGAGCATGCGCTAGGCGGTCACCGCGTATTCATGATCACGAATCCTTTACTTCCGGTAAGCCTCGCGGCGGTGTGCGATACGGAGGACCAGGAAACCCTCATCCGTCCTCACGTAGATGACCCGATAGTTGCCAATTCTCAGGCGCCAAAGCCCCCGAAATTGACCTCGAAGCGGTTCCACATCCTTTCCACCGCGACCAAGTTCCTGTTCCAATTTTTGGAGGAGACGCGCAGCTTCTTTTTTATCGATCCGCTTGAGGTCTTTAACAACGGAAGCTTTGTACTCGATCTTATATGCCAAGCCGCTTTCTCAACTCGGCGCGAGAGATGACCGCATCGTCCTTGTCACGGAGCCGGTCCAGAGCAATCTGAAAGTCCGCATACTCACCAAGATATGATTCCAGAGCCTTCCGGATCAGAAAGGTCTTAGGCCGTTCCGTAACCTTTGCGAGTTCTTCCAGAGCCCTTGCTACCTCCTCTGGGAGTCTCACCGAAATCGACACTGACATAGCTACCTCCGATTCCGTAGTGTTTGTAATACATGTATAGCATAGAATGTATTGTATGTCAACTGGAGATTTACTTGCCAGATGGTGGGGCTCTACCTGGGAAGGCGCGGACCTGGTCGAGCATGCGCTAGGCGGTCACTTCGCATCGATTGTGTGGTGGGGCGTCTTGACGAGAGAATTGGGGGTCAATAACACCAGGAAGAAGAAGATTTGGAGGCTGATCCCGGAAGTTCCGTCGTGCACCACCCTACCGATCTGCCTCTCCCATGACGAAATCGATACTGCCGACGATTGCCACAACGTCGGCGAGCATGTGCCCCTCGATCAGTGTGGGGAGGACCTGGATATTG
This region includes:
- a CDS encoding type II toxin-antitoxin system RelE/ParE family toxin — its product is MAYKIEYKASVVKDLKRIDKKEAARLLQKLEQELGRGGKDVEPLRGQFRGLWRLRIGNYRVIYVRTDEGFLVLRIAHRREAYRK
- a CDS encoding ribbon-helix-helix protein, CopG family; the protein is MSVSISVRLPEEVARALEELAKVTERPKTFLIRKALESYLGEYADFQIALDRLRDKDDAVISRAELRKRLGI